A region from the Bombyx mori chromosome 15, ASM3026992v2 genome encodes:
- the LOC101744832 gene encoding uncharacterized protein LOC101744832 isoform X5 — protein sequence MTSARSPHSLETILTFENNDRNSEWSTVWSTAHIPGMDNAIGGVTTHRRLKGRRRLRLGSLAIGCLLAMHCRVTASAVTGGLITFVMYLALACILLANPLRHFEVYLGQWSISGPGRAFRIIPMFDGIGIAICINAIIRAINCGTIAAIAAVYVLYSVADAKLPFTYCRDFELNSYEPKIIEFTSLTLHKSTYALKPAPIKEYETTSNVLAETIHNLSDSAWRNSTESSIQKKPNMKSLKLAICKESFTGRYPPIYTTPAYNFFFIEVVRLRPDFSLTQLNVPLFISIVFIWIIIWICMIIERLLHGRLIWNNIQSWFLIVPWIWVFLLIMTGISNLITMKKAYRKIFQIGAKEVIAGIADAMEVGLYIHSASVGTELIHGKGLNHFGRWFILASGHIDPDLNNENVWHSVLTLLLAALHSAGGTLCAVVDYLQPNSEGIVNERESNLWIIPMFSKCTSGGNYTHLMSSLIFGGLMFSYATVAFVLLKTALHTIFEYRVKLVFVEQFVVAGLILSCMALSLLFSTNVTLIGKACMLSETEIPKYFIIMAIVPLSSVVLAVPLRACHNAYVFLRSRSRR from the exons ATGACGAGCGCCCGTAGTCCACATTCCTTGGAAACCATACTTACATTTGAGAACAATGAT CGTAACAGTGAATGGTCTACGGTTTGGTCAACGGCCCATATACCCGGAATGGACAATGCGATCGGTGGAGTTACAACCCACAGACGCTTGAAAGGTCGTCGACGGTTGAGACTCGGTTCTTTAGCAATAGGATGTCTCCTCGCCATGCATTGCCGCGTCACTGCTTCAGCGGTCACTGGAGGCTTGA TAACTTTCGTAATGTACTTAGCACTGGCATGTATATTGCTAGCAAACCCGTTGCGTCATTTCGAAGTTTACCTCGGTCAATGGAGCATAAGTGGACCCGGCCGAGCCTTTCGTATTATACCTATGTTTGACg GTATTGGTATAGCTATATGTATCAACGCTATAATACGTGCCATAAACTGTGGCACAATTGCCGCTATAGCTGCGGTGTATGTCTTATATTCTGTAGCGGATGCAAAACTGCCTTTCACATACTGCAG ggACTTCGAATTAAACTCGTATGAAcccaaaataattgaatttacgTCTTTAACGTTACATAAG tcTACATATGCGCTGAAACCTGCCCCTATAAAAGAATATGAAACCACAAGCAATGTGTTGGCTGAAACAATTCACAATCTAAGTGATAGCGCTTGGAGAAATTCTACGGAatcaag TATTCAGAAAAAGCCTAATATGAAGTCATTGAAATTAGCGATCTGTAAAGAATCATTTACCGGCAGATATCCACCTATTTACACCACTCCGGCCTACAATTTCTTTTT TATTGAAGTCGTTCGCCTGCGGCCTGACTTCAGCTTGACGCAATTAAACGTACCACTGTTCATCAGTATTGTTTTTATATGGATAATTATTTGGATATGCATGATTATCGAACGATTATTACACGGTAGG ttaATTTGGAACAATATTCAATCATGGTTTTTGATAGTGCCCTGGATATGGgtgtttttattgattatgaCTGGAATTTCGAATCTAATCACAATGAAAAAAGCGTAccgaaaaatatttcaaattggcGCAAAAGAAGTTATAGCA GGTATAGCAGACGCTATGGAAGTTGGATTATATATTCACTCAGCGAGCGTTGGTACTGAATTAATTCACGGGAAGGGCTTGAATCATTTTG ggAGATGGTTTATTTTAGCCTCGGGACATATTGATCCAGATTTAAACAATGAAAATGTTTGGCATTCTGTACTAACCCTACTATTAGCGGCGTTGCATTCTGCTGGAGGTACTTTATGTGCAGTTGTAGATTATTTACAGCCAAATTCTGAAGGCATTGTGAACGAACGTGAAA gTAATTTGTGGATTATTCCAATGTTCTCTAAATGTACGTCTGGTGGCAATTATACGCATCTGAT GTCTTCGTTGATCTTTGGCGGTTTAATGTTCTCGTATGCGACAGTTGCATTTGTTCTACTCAAAACGGCTCTGCACACAATTTTTGAGTATAGAGTGAAATTAGT GTTTGTGGAACAATTTGTGGTTGCTGGTCTTATTCTAAGCTGCATGGCATTAAGTTTACTTTTTTCTACaaat GTTACGCTCATAGGAAAAGCTTGTATGTTATCGGAGACCGAGATTCCAAAGTACTTCATTATTATGGCGATAGTTCCCCTGAGCAGTGTGGTGCTAGCGGTGCCGCTGCGAGCTTGCCACAACGCATACGTATTCCTGCGCTCTAGATCGAGACgttaa
- the LOC101744832 gene encoding sodium-dependent noradrenaline transporter isoform X1, producing MTSARSPHSLETILTFENNDRNSEWSTVWSTAHIPGMDNAIGGVTTHRRLKGRRRLRLGSLAIGCLLAMHCRVTASAVTGGLITFVMYLALACILLANPLRHFEVYLGQWSISGPGRAFRIIPMFDGIGIAICINAIIRAINCGTIAAIAAVYVLYSVADAKLPFTYCRDFELNSYEPKIIEFTSLTLHKSTYALKPAPIKEYETTSNVLAETIHNLSDSAWRNSTESSIQKKPNMKSLKLAICKESFTGRYPPIYTTPAYNFFFIEVVRLRPDFSLTQLNVPLFISIVFIWIIIWICMIIERLLHGRLIWNNIQSWFLIVPWIWVFLLIMTGISNLITMKKAYRKIFQIGAKEVIAGIADAMEVGLYIHSASVGTELIHGKGLNHFGRWFILASGHIDPDLNNENVWHSVLTLLLAALHSAGGTLCAVVDYLQPNSEGIVNERESNLWIIPMFSKCTSGGNYTHLMSSLIFGGLMFSYATVAFVLLKTALHTIFEYRVKLVFVEQFVVAGLILSCMALSLLFSTNGGIALLEAVESINTGVTMPFVCLMELVGMLYVYRSHDFISDLNLAMEEDACSTRISAQWQFIPLIVLVTLIGKACMLSETEIPKYFIIMAIVPLSSVVLAVPLRACHNAYVFLRSRSRR from the exons ATGACGAGCGCCCGTAGTCCACATTCCTTGGAAACCATACTTACATTTGAGAACAATGAT CGTAACAGTGAATGGTCTACGGTTTGGTCAACGGCCCATATACCCGGAATGGACAATGCGATCGGTGGAGTTACAACCCACAGACGCTTGAAAGGTCGTCGACGGTTGAGACTCGGTTCTTTAGCAATAGGATGTCTCCTCGCCATGCATTGCCGCGTCACTGCTTCAGCGGTCACTGGAGGCTTGA TAACTTTCGTAATGTACTTAGCACTGGCATGTATATTGCTAGCAAACCCGTTGCGTCATTTCGAAGTTTACCTCGGTCAATGGAGCATAAGTGGACCCGGCCGAGCCTTTCGTATTATACCTATGTTTGACg GTATTGGTATAGCTATATGTATCAACGCTATAATACGTGCCATAAACTGTGGCACAATTGCCGCTATAGCTGCGGTGTATGTCTTATATTCTGTAGCGGATGCAAAACTGCCTTTCACATACTGCAG ggACTTCGAATTAAACTCGTATGAAcccaaaataattgaatttacgTCTTTAACGTTACATAAG tcTACATATGCGCTGAAACCTGCCCCTATAAAAGAATATGAAACCACAAGCAATGTGTTGGCTGAAACAATTCACAATCTAAGTGATAGCGCTTGGAGAAATTCTACGGAatcaag TATTCAGAAAAAGCCTAATATGAAGTCATTGAAATTAGCGATCTGTAAAGAATCATTTACCGGCAGATATCCACCTATTTACACCACTCCGGCCTACAATTTCTTTTT TATTGAAGTCGTTCGCCTGCGGCCTGACTTCAGCTTGACGCAATTAAACGTACCACTGTTCATCAGTATTGTTTTTATATGGATAATTATTTGGATATGCATGATTATCGAACGATTATTACACGGTAGG ttaATTTGGAACAATATTCAATCATGGTTTTTGATAGTGCCCTGGATATGGgtgtttttattgattatgaCTGGAATTTCGAATCTAATCACAATGAAAAAAGCGTAccgaaaaatatttcaaattggcGCAAAAGAAGTTATAGCA GGTATAGCAGACGCTATGGAAGTTGGATTATATATTCACTCAGCGAGCGTTGGTACTGAATTAATTCACGGGAAGGGCTTGAATCATTTTG ggAGATGGTTTATTTTAGCCTCGGGACATATTGATCCAGATTTAAACAATGAAAATGTTTGGCATTCTGTACTAACCCTACTATTAGCGGCGTTGCATTCTGCTGGAGGTACTTTATGTGCAGTTGTAGATTATTTACAGCCAAATTCTGAAGGCATTGTGAACGAACGTGAAA gTAATTTGTGGATTATTCCAATGTTCTCTAAATGTACGTCTGGTGGCAATTATACGCATCTGAT GTCTTCGTTGATCTTTGGCGGTTTAATGTTCTCGTATGCGACAGTTGCATTTGTTCTACTCAAAACGGCTCTGCACACAATTTTTGAGTATAGAGTGAAATTAGT GTTTGTGGAACAATTTGTGGTTGCTGGTCTTATTCTAAGCTGCATGGCATTAAGTTTACTTTTTTCTACaaat GGAGGCATAGCATTGTTGGAAGCGGTTGAATCGATAAATACTGGCGTCACCATGCCCTTTGTGTGTTTAATGGAACTCGTTGGAATGTTGTACGTGTATCGCAGTCACGACTTCATATCCGATCTCAACTTAGCCATGGAAGAGGACGCCTGTTCGACACGTATCAGCGCGCAATGGCAATTTATACCTTTAATAGTTCTG GTTACGCTCATAGGAAAAGCTTGTATGTTATCGGAGACCGAGATTCCAAAGTACTTCATTATTATGGCGATAGTTCCCCTGAGCAGTGTGGTGCTAGCGGTGCCGCTGCGAGCTTGCCACAACGCATACGTATTCCTGCGCTCTAGATCGAGACgttaa
- the LOC101744832 gene encoding sodium-dependent noradrenaline transporter isoform X3, translated as MTSARSPHSLETILTFENNDRNSEWSTVWSTAHIPGMDNAIGGVTTHRRLKGRRRLRLGSLAIGCLLAMHCRVTASAVTGGLITFVMYLALACILLANPLRHFEVYLGQWSISGPGRAFRIIPMFDGIGIAICINAIIRAINCGTIAAIAAVYVLYSVADAKLPFTYCRDFELNSYEPKIIEFTSLTLHKSTYALKPAPIKEYETTSNVLAETIHNLSDSAWRNSTESSIQKKPNMKSLKLAICKESFTGRYPPIYTTPAYNFFFIEVVRLRPDFSLTQLNVPLFISIVFIWIIIWICMIIERLLHGRGIADAMEVGLYIHSASVGTELIHGKGLNHFGRWFILASGHIDPDLNNENVWHSVLTLLLAALHSAGGTLCAVVDYLQPNSEGIVNERESNLWIIPMFSKCTSGGNYTHLMSSLIFGGLMFSYATVAFVLLKTALHTIFEYRVKLVFVEQFVVAGLILSCMALSLLFSTNGGIALLEAVESINTGVTMPFVCLMELVGMLYVYRSHDFISDLNLAMEEDACSTRISAQWQFIPLIVLVTLIGKACMLSETEIPKYFIIMAIVPLSSVVLAVPLRACHNAYVFLRSRSRR; from the exons ATGACGAGCGCCCGTAGTCCACATTCCTTGGAAACCATACTTACATTTGAGAACAATGAT CGTAACAGTGAATGGTCTACGGTTTGGTCAACGGCCCATATACCCGGAATGGACAATGCGATCGGTGGAGTTACAACCCACAGACGCTTGAAAGGTCGTCGACGGTTGAGACTCGGTTCTTTAGCAATAGGATGTCTCCTCGCCATGCATTGCCGCGTCACTGCTTCAGCGGTCACTGGAGGCTTGA TAACTTTCGTAATGTACTTAGCACTGGCATGTATATTGCTAGCAAACCCGTTGCGTCATTTCGAAGTTTACCTCGGTCAATGGAGCATAAGTGGACCCGGCCGAGCCTTTCGTATTATACCTATGTTTGACg GTATTGGTATAGCTATATGTATCAACGCTATAATACGTGCCATAAACTGTGGCACAATTGCCGCTATAGCTGCGGTGTATGTCTTATATTCTGTAGCGGATGCAAAACTGCCTTTCACATACTGCAG ggACTTCGAATTAAACTCGTATGAAcccaaaataattgaatttacgTCTTTAACGTTACATAAG tcTACATATGCGCTGAAACCTGCCCCTATAAAAGAATATGAAACCACAAGCAATGTGTTGGCTGAAACAATTCACAATCTAAGTGATAGCGCTTGGAGAAATTCTACGGAatcaag TATTCAGAAAAAGCCTAATATGAAGTCATTGAAATTAGCGATCTGTAAAGAATCATTTACCGGCAGATATCCACCTATTTACACCACTCCGGCCTACAATTTCTTTTT TATTGAAGTCGTTCGCCTGCGGCCTGACTTCAGCTTGACGCAATTAAACGTACCACTGTTCATCAGTATTGTTTTTATATGGATAATTATTTGGATATGCATGATTATCGAACGATTATTACACGGTAGG GGTATAGCAGACGCTATGGAAGTTGGATTATATATTCACTCAGCGAGCGTTGGTACTGAATTAATTCACGGGAAGGGCTTGAATCATTTTG ggAGATGGTTTATTTTAGCCTCGGGACATATTGATCCAGATTTAAACAATGAAAATGTTTGGCATTCTGTACTAACCCTACTATTAGCGGCGTTGCATTCTGCTGGAGGTACTTTATGTGCAGTTGTAGATTATTTACAGCCAAATTCTGAAGGCATTGTGAACGAACGTGAAA gTAATTTGTGGATTATTCCAATGTTCTCTAAATGTACGTCTGGTGGCAATTATACGCATCTGAT GTCTTCGTTGATCTTTGGCGGTTTAATGTTCTCGTATGCGACAGTTGCATTTGTTCTACTCAAAACGGCTCTGCACACAATTTTTGAGTATAGAGTGAAATTAGT GTTTGTGGAACAATTTGTGGTTGCTGGTCTTATTCTAAGCTGCATGGCATTAAGTTTACTTTTTTCTACaaat GGAGGCATAGCATTGTTGGAAGCGGTTGAATCGATAAATACTGGCGTCACCATGCCCTTTGTGTGTTTAATGGAACTCGTTGGAATGTTGTACGTGTATCGCAGTCACGACTTCATATCCGATCTCAACTTAGCCATGGAAGAGGACGCCTGTTCGACACGTATCAGCGCGCAATGGCAATTTATACCTTTAATAGTTCTG GTTACGCTCATAGGAAAAGCTTGTATGTTATCGGAGACCGAGATTCCAAAGTACTTCATTATTATGGCGATAGTTCCCCTGAGCAGTGTGGTGCTAGCGGTGCCGCTGCGAGCTTGCCACAACGCATACGTATTCCTGCGCTCTAGATCGAGACgttaa
- the LOC101744832 gene encoding sodium-dependent noradrenaline transporter isoform X2 has product MTSARSPHSLETILTFENNDRNSEWSTVWSTAHIPGMDNAIGGVTTHRRLKGRRRLRLGSLAIGCLLAMHCRVTASAVTGGLITFVMYLALACILLANPLRHFEVYLGQWSISGPGRAFRIIPMFDGIGIAICINAIIRAINCGTIAAIAAVYVLYSVADAKLPFTYCRDFELNSYEPKIIEFTSLTLHKSTYALKPAPIKEYETTSNVLAETIHNLSDSAWRNSTESSIQKKPNMKSLKLAICKESFTGRYPPIYTTPAYNFFFIEVVRLRPDFSLTQLNVPLFISIVFIWIIIWICMIIERLLHGRLIWNNIQSWFLIVPWIWVFLLIMTGISNLITMKKAYRKIFQIGAKEVIAGIADAMEVGLYIHSASVGTELIHGKGLNHFASGHIDPDLNNENVWHSVLTLLLAALHSAGGTLCAVVDYLQPNSEGIVNERESNLWIIPMFSKCTSGGNYTHLMSSLIFGGLMFSYATVAFVLLKTALHTIFEYRVKLVFVEQFVVAGLILSCMALSLLFSTNGGIALLEAVESINTGVTMPFVCLMELVGMLYVYRSHDFISDLNLAMEEDACSTRISAQWQFIPLIVLVTLIGKACMLSETEIPKYFIIMAIVPLSSVVLAVPLRACHNAYVFLRSRSRR; this is encoded by the exons ATGACGAGCGCCCGTAGTCCACATTCCTTGGAAACCATACTTACATTTGAGAACAATGAT CGTAACAGTGAATGGTCTACGGTTTGGTCAACGGCCCATATACCCGGAATGGACAATGCGATCGGTGGAGTTACAACCCACAGACGCTTGAAAGGTCGTCGACGGTTGAGACTCGGTTCTTTAGCAATAGGATGTCTCCTCGCCATGCATTGCCGCGTCACTGCTTCAGCGGTCACTGGAGGCTTGA TAACTTTCGTAATGTACTTAGCACTGGCATGTATATTGCTAGCAAACCCGTTGCGTCATTTCGAAGTTTACCTCGGTCAATGGAGCATAAGTGGACCCGGCCGAGCCTTTCGTATTATACCTATGTTTGACg GTATTGGTATAGCTATATGTATCAACGCTATAATACGTGCCATAAACTGTGGCACAATTGCCGCTATAGCTGCGGTGTATGTCTTATATTCTGTAGCGGATGCAAAACTGCCTTTCACATACTGCAG ggACTTCGAATTAAACTCGTATGAAcccaaaataattgaatttacgTCTTTAACGTTACATAAG tcTACATATGCGCTGAAACCTGCCCCTATAAAAGAATATGAAACCACAAGCAATGTGTTGGCTGAAACAATTCACAATCTAAGTGATAGCGCTTGGAGAAATTCTACGGAatcaag TATTCAGAAAAAGCCTAATATGAAGTCATTGAAATTAGCGATCTGTAAAGAATCATTTACCGGCAGATATCCACCTATTTACACCACTCCGGCCTACAATTTCTTTTT TATTGAAGTCGTTCGCCTGCGGCCTGACTTCAGCTTGACGCAATTAAACGTACCACTGTTCATCAGTATTGTTTTTATATGGATAATTATTTGGATATGCATGATTATCGAACGATTATTACACGGTAGG ttaATTTGGAACAATATTCAATCATGGTTTTTGATAGTGCCCTGGATATGGgtgtttttattgattatgaCTGGAATTTCGAATCTAATCACAATGAAAAAAGCGTAccgaaaaatatttcaaattggcGCAAAAGAAGTTATAGCA GGTATAGCAGACGCTATGGAAGTTGGATTATATATTCACTCAGCGAGCGTTGGTACTGAATTAATTCACGGGAAGGGCTTGAATCATTTTG CCTCGGGACATATTGATCCAGATTTAAACAATGAAAATGTTTGGCATTCTGTACTAACCCTACTATTAGCGGCGTTGCATTCTGCTGGAGGTACTTTATGTGCAGTTGTAGATTATTTACAGCCAAATTCTGAAGGCATTGTGAACGAACGTGAAA gTAATTTGTGGATTATTCCAATGTTCTCTAAATGTACGTCTGGTGGCAATTATACGCATCTGAT GTCTTCGTTGATCTTTGGCGGTTTAATGTTCTCGTATGCGACAGTTGCATTTGTTCTACTCAAAACGGCTCTGCACACAATTTTTGAGTATAGAGTGAAATTAGT GTTTGTGGAACAATTTGTGGTTGCTGGTCTTATTCTAAGCTGCATGGCATTAAGTTTACTTTTTTCTACaaat GGAGGCATAGCATTGTTGGAAGCGGTTGAATCGATAAATACTGGCGTCACCATGCCCTTTGTGTGTTTAATGGAACTCGTTGGAATGTTGTACGTGTATCGCAGTCACGACTTCATATCCGATCTCAACTTAGCCATGGAAGAGGACGCCTGTTCGACACGTATCAGCGCGCAATGGCAATTTATACCTTTAATAGTTCTG GTTACGCTCATAGGAAAAGCTTGTATGTTATCGGAGACCGAGATTCCAAAGTACTTCATTATTATGGCGATAGTTCCCCTGAGCAGTGTGGTGCTAGCGGTGCCGCTGCGAGCTTGCCACAACGCATACGTATTCCTGCGCTCTAGATCGAGACgttaa
- the LOC101744832 gene encoding sodium-dependent noradrenaline transporter isoform X4: MTSARSPHSLETILTFENNDRNSEWSTVWSTAHIPGMDNAIGGVTTHRRLKGRRRLRLGSLAIGCLLAMHCRVTASAVTGGLITFVMYLALACILLANPLRHFEVYLGQWSISGPGRAFRIIPMFDGIGIAICINAIIRAINCGTIAAIAAVYVLYSVADAKLPFTYCRDFELNSYEPKIIEFTSLTLHKSTYALKPAPIKEYETTSNVLAETIHNLSDSAWRNSTESSIQKKPNMKSLKLAICKESFTGRYPPIYTTPAYNFFFIEVVRLRPDFSLTQLNVPLFISIVFIWIIIWICMIIERLLHGRGIADAMEVGLYIHSASVGTELIHGKGLNHFASGHIDPDLNNENVWHSVLTLLLAALHSAGGTLCAVVDYLQPNSEGIVNERESNLWIIPMFSKCTSGGNYTHLMSSLIFGGLMFSYATVAFVLLKTALHTIFEYRVKLVFVEQFVVAGLILSCMALSLLFSTNGGIALLEAVESINTGVTMPFVCLMELVGMLYVYRSHDFISDLNLAMEEDACSTRISAQWQFIPLIVLVTLIGKACMLSETEIPKYFIIMAIVPLSSVVLAVPLRACHNAYVFLRSRSRR, from the exons ATGACGAGCGCCCGTAGTCCACATTCCTTGGAAACCATACTTACATTTGAGAACAATGAT CGTAACAGTGAATGGTCTACGGTTTGGTCAACGGCCCATATACCCGGAATGGACAATGCGATCGGTGGAGTTACAACCCACAGACGCTTGAAAGGTCGTCGACGGTTGAGACTCGGTTCTTTAGCAATAGGATGTCTCCTCGCCATGCATTGCCGCGTCACTGCTTCAGCGGTCACTGGAGGCTTGA TAACTTTCGTAATGTACTTAGCACTGGCATGTATATTGCTAGCAAACCCGTTGCGTCATTTCGAAGTTTACCTCGGTCAATGGAGCATAAGTGGACCCGGCCGAGCCTTTCGTATTATACCTATGTTTGACg GTATTGGTATAGCTATATGTATCAACGCTATAATACGTGCCATAAACTGTGGCACAATTGCCGCTATAGCTGCGGTGTATGTCTTATATTCTGTAGCGGATGCAAAACTGCCTTTCACATACTGCAG ggACTTCGAATTAAACTCGTATGAAcccaaaataattgaatttacgTCTTTAACGTTACATAAG tcTACATATGCGCTGAAACCTGCCCCTATAAAAGAATATGAAACCACAAGCAATGTGTTGGCTGAAACAATTCACAATCTAAGTGATAGCGCTTGGAGAAATTCTACGGAatcaag TATTCAGAAAAAGCCTAATATGAAGTCATTGAAATTAGCGATCTGTAAAGAATCATTTACCGGCAGATATCCACCTATTTACACCACTCCGGCCTACAATTTCTTTTT TATTGAAGTCGTTCGCCTGCGGCCTGACTTCAGCTTGACGCAATTAAACGTACCACTGTTCATCAGTATTGTTTTTATATGGATAATTATTTGGATATGCATGATTATCGAACGATTATTACACGGTAGG GGTATAGCAGACGCTATGGAAGTTGGATTATATATTCACTCAGCGAGCGTTGGTACTGAATTAATTCACGGGAAGGGCTTGAATCATTTTG CCTCGGGACATATTGATCCAGATTTAAACAATGAAAATGTTTGGCATTCTGTACTAACCCTACTATTAGCGGCGTTGCATTCTGCTGGAGGTACTTTATGTGCAGTTGTAGATTATTTACAGCCAAATTCTGAAGGCATTGTGAACGAACGTGAAA gTAATTTGTGGATTATTCCAATGTTCTCTAAATGTACGTCTGGTGGCAATTATACGCATCTGAT GTCTTCGTTGATCTTTGGCGGTTTAATGTTCTCGTATGCGACAGTTGCATTTGTTCTACTCAAAACGGCTCTGCACACAATTTTTGAGTATAGAGTGAAATTAGT GTTTGTGGAACAATTTGTGGTTGCTGGTCTTATTCTAAGCTGCATGGCATTAAGTTTACTTTTTTCTACaaat GGAGGCATAGCATTGTTGGAAGCGGTTGAATCGATAAATACTGGCGTCACCATGCCCTTTGTGTGTTTAATGGAACTCGTTGGAATGTTGTACGTGTATCGCAGTCACGACTTCATATCCGATCTCAACTTAGCCATGGAAGAGGACGCCTGTTCGACACGTATCAGCGCGCAATGGCAATTTATACCTTTAATAGTTCTG GTTACGCTCATAGGAAAAGCTTGTATGTTATCGGAGACCGAGATTCCAAAGTACTTCATTATTATGGCGATAGTTCCCCTGAGCAGTGTGGTGCTAGCGGTGCCGCTGCGAGCTTGCCACAACGCATACGTATTCCTGCGCTCTAGATCGAGACgttaa
- the LOC101744832 gene encoding uncharacterized protein LOC101744832 isoform X6: MYLALACILLANPLRHFEVYLGQWSISGPGRAFRIIPMFDGIGIAICINAIIRAINCGTIAAIAAVYVLYSVADAKLPFTYCRDFELNSYEPKIIEFTSLTLHKSTYALKPAPIKEYETTSNVLAETIHNLSDSAWRNSTESSIQKKPNMKSLKLAICKESFTGRYPPIYTTPAYNFFFIEVVRLRPDFSLTQLNVPLFISIVFIWIIIWICMIIERLLHGRLIWNNIQSWFLIVPWIWVFLLIMTGISNLITMKKAYRKIFQIGAKEVIAGIADAMEVGLYIHSASVGTELIHGKGLNHFGRWFILASGHIDPDLNNENVWHSVLTLLLAALHSAGGTLCAVVDYLQPNSEGIVNERESNLWIIPMFSKCTSGGNYTHLMSSLIFGGLMFSYATVAFVLLKTALHTIFEYRVKLVFVEQFVVAGLILSCMALSLLFSTNGGIALLEAVESINTGVTMPFVCLMELVGMLYVYRSHDFISDLNLAMEEDACSTRISAQWQFIPLIVLVTLIGKACMLSETEIPKYFIIMAIVPLSSVVLAVPLRACHNAYVFLRSRSRR; the protein is encoded by the exons ATGTACTTAGCACTGGCATGTATATTGCTAGCAAACCCGTTGCGTCATTTCGAAGTTTACCTCGGTCAATGGAGCATAAGTGGACCCGGCCGAGCCTTTCGTATTATACCTATGTTTGACg GTATTGGTATAGCTATATGTATCAACGCTATAATACGTGCCATAAACTGTGGCACAATTGCCGCTATAGCTGCGGTGTATGTCTTATATTCTGTAGCGGATGCAAAACTGCCTTTCACATACTGCAG ggACTTCGAATTAAACTCGTATGAAcccaaaataattgaatttacgTCTTTAACGTTACATAAG tcTACATATGCGCTGAAACCTGCCCCTATAAAAGAATATGAAACCACAAGCAATGTGTTGGCTGAAACAATTCACAATCTAAGTGATAGCGCTTGGAGAAATTCTACGGAatcaag TATTCAGAAAAAGCCTAATATGAAGTCATTGAAATTAGCGATCTGTAAAGAATCATTTACCGGCAGATATCCACCTATTTACACCACTCCGGCCTACAATTTCTTTTT TATTGAAGTCGTTCGCCTGCGGCCTGACTTCAGCTTGACGCAATTAAACGTACCACTGTTCATCAGTATTGTTTTTATATGGATAATTATTTGGATATGCATGATTATCGAACGATTATTACACGGTAGG ttaATTTGGAACAATATTCAATCATGGTTTTTGATAGTGCCCTGGATATGGgtgtttttattgattatgaCTGGAATTTCGAATCTAATCACAATGAAAAAAGCGTAccgaaaaatatttcaaattggcGCAAAAGAAGTTATAGCA GGTATAGCAGACGCTATGGAAGTTGGATTATATATTCACTCAGCGAGCGTTGGTACTGAATTAATTCACGGGAAGGGCTTGAATCATTTTG ggAGATGGTTTATTTTAGCCTCGGGACATATTGATCCAGATTTAAACAATGAAAATGTTTGGCATTCTGTACTAACCCTACTATTAGCGGCGTTGCATTCTGCTGGAGGTACTTTATGTGCAGTTGTAGATTATTTACAGCCAAATTCTGAAGGCATTGTGAACGAACGTGAAA gTAATTTGTGGATTATTCCAATGTTCTCTAAATGTACGTCTGGTGGCAATTATACGCATCTGAT GTCTTCGTTGATCTTTGGCGGTTTAATGTTCTCGTATGCGACAGTTGCATTTGTTCTACTCAAAACGGCTCTGCACACAATTTTTGAGTATAGAGTGAAATTAGT GTTTGTGGAACAATTTGTGGTTGCTGGTCTTATTCTAAGCTGCATGGCATTAAGTTTACTTTTTTCTACaaat GGAGGCATAGCATTGTTGGAAGCGGTTGAATCGATAAATACTGGCGTCACCATGCCCTTTGTGTGTTTAATGGAACTCGTTGGAATGTTGTACGTGTATCGCAGTCACGACTTCATATCCGATCTCAACTTAGCCATGGAAGAGGACGCCTGTTCGACACGTATCAGCGCGCAATGGCAATTTATACCTTTAATAGTTCTG GTTACGCTCATAGGAAAAGCTTGTATGTTATCGGAGACCGAGATTCCAAAGTACTTCATTATTATGGCGATAGTTCCCCTGAGCAGTGTGGTGCTAGCGGTGCCGCTGCGAGCTTGCCACAACGCATACGTATTCCTGCGCTCTAGATCGAGACgttaa